The following coding sequences lie in one Leptospiraceae bacterium genomic window:
- the atpC gene encoding ATP synthase F1 subunit epsilon, with product MTQEGLFLSLVTPYRPIFEGSVKSVIIPLFDGLAGILKNHVDVIAELGPGKVVITTDEEKVVYFIDGGFLEVRKNKVTLLANEAYKKEELKKEQIQKEFQEVQKLKAHGSELIELKLQKLDALRKKLSFIQEN from the coding sequence ATGACACAAGAAGGATTATTTTTAAGTTTGGTTACACCATATCGACCCATATTCGAAGGAAGTGTTAAGAGTGTGATTATCCCTTTGTTTGATGGATTAGCTGGGATTTTAAAAAATCATGTTGATGTCATAGCTGAGTTAGGACCTGGTAAAGTTGTTATTACCACTGATGAAGAAAAGGTAGTATATTTTATTGATGGTGGTTTTCTCGAGGTAAGAAAAAATAAAGTCACTTTATTAGCCAACGAAGCATACAAAAAAGAAGAACTCAAAAAAGAACAGATTCAAAAAGAATTCCAAGAAGTTCAAAAACTCAAAGCTCACGGAAGCGAACTAATAGAATTAAAATTACAAAAGCTTGACGCTCTAAGAAAAAAATTATCTTTTATACAAGAAAATTAA
- the atpH gene encoding ATP synthase F1 subunit delta: protein MIFEQIPDSYAKALLELTQGKEQETIDYLSQVVEVIRKDREIENFFYNPAISRNWKIDVIKKTFQELLPEVLLNFLCVLAKNDRMIFLEEVLDIYRQYYDQMMNIIPVKVITAIPLDESLKKNIIETLSHYYKKNVDVEFITKPEIIGGIIIQSQGYEIDDSINTKLKVIYKNLKNTKLTGVVYED from the coding sequence ATGATATTCGAACAAATCCCAGATTCCTACGCAAAGGCTTTATTAGAACTCACTCAAGGGAAAGAACAAGAAACCATTGACTATTTATCCCAGGTTGTAGAAGTCATCAGAAAAGACCGAGAAATAGAAAATTTTTTTTACAATCCTGCCATTAGTAGAAATTGGAAAATTGATGTAATTAAAAAAACTTTTCAGGAACTCTTACCTGAGGTATTACTGAATTTTCTTTGTGTTTTGGCAAAAAACGATAGAATGATATTTCTTGAAGAAGTCCTAGATATCTATCGTCAATACTACGATCAAATGATGAACATCATTCCAGTGAAGGTAATCACAGCTATTCCATTGGATGAGTCGTTAAAAAAGAATATCATAGAAACACTCAGTCACTATTACAAAAAAAATGTGGATGTAGAATTTATTACCAAACCAGAAATCATTGGTGGTATAATTATACAGTCTCAAGGTTATGAAATTGATGACAGCATTAATACGAAATTGAAGGTCATTTATAAAAACTTAAAAAACACAAAACTTACTGGAGTTGTATATGAAGATTAA
- the atpE gene encoding ATP synthase F0 subunit C, which yields MISLAFIGVGLGIGLVIIGAGYGIGKIGSSAAESISRQPEAAGAIQLAMIISAALIEGATLFALVIAFQLGGKITDEIMLKYAEKPAVVEQQTGK from the coding sequence ATGATAAGTTTGGCATTCATTGGAGTGGGCCTAGGAATAGGCTTGGTGATAATTGGAGCTGGCTATGGAATCGGTAAAATTGGTTCCTCAGCAGCAGAAAGCATCAGTAGACAACCAGAAGCAGCGGGAGCAATCCAACTTGCTATGATTATCTCTGCTGCCTTAATTGAAGGTGCGACTCTCTTTGCTCTTGTGATTGCTTTTCAATTGGGTGGAAAGATCACCGACGAAATCATGCTAAAATACGCAGAAAAACCTGCAGTTGTTGAACAACAAACCGGAAAATAA
- the atpD gene encoding F0F1 ATP synthase subunit beta translates to MNVKHKPSYGKITQVIGTVIDVAFENDRIPEIYEALEMVVDRFGKKERLVAEVQQQLGGRRVRAVALSSTDGLVRGQEVIATGAPISVPVGDVTLGRIFNVLGEVVDDGPPVQADEYWPIHREAPKMMDLEPKVEIFETGIKVIDLLAPYTRGGKTGLFGGAGVGKTVIIMELIHNLAKEHGGYSVFAGVGERTREGNDLWLEMKESGVISKTVLCYGQMNEPPGARLRVGLSALTMAEYLRDVKGVDCLLFIDNIFRFSQAGSEVSALLGRMPSAVGYQPTLATEMGELQERITSTKRGSITSVQAIYVPADDLTDPAPATAFIHLDATTVLSRAIAEKGIYPAVDPLDSSSRALQPHIVGQEHYQVAREVQRILQRYKDLQDIIAILGMDELSEDDKILVARARKIERFLSQPFHVAEQFTGRKGIYVKLEDTIRSFKEVISGKYDHIPEQAFYMTGTIDDVIENAKKMGVQV, encoded by the coding sequence ATGAATGTGAAACATAAACCATCCTATGGAAAAATCACACAAGTTATTGGAACTGTTATTGACGTGGCTTTCGAGAATGATCGGATCCCAGAAATTTACGAAGCTTTGGAAATGGTTGTGGATCGTTTTGGTAAAAAGGAGCGATTAGTAGCAGAGGTTCAACAACAATTGGGAGGAAGACGTGTTCGGGCTGTAGCACTTTCATCAACTGATGGATTAGTTCGTGGACAAGAAGTAATTGCCACGGGTGCCCCTATTAGTGTTCCTGTGGGGGATGTGACGTTAGGAAGGATTTTTAATGTTTTAGGCGAAGTCGTAGATGACGGACCACCAGTTCAAGCAGATGAATATTGGCCAATCCATAGAGAAGCTCCAAAAATGATGGATCTTGAACCGAAGGTTGAAATTTTTGAAACTGGCATCAAGGTGATTGATTTACTTGCACCTTATACAAGAGGTGGTAAGACTGGACTTTTTGGTGGAGCTGGTGTAGGAAAAACCGTTATCATCATGGAGTTAATCCACAACCTTGCAAAAGAACATGGAGGATATTCTGTTTTCGCAGGTGTGGGAGAAAGAACCCGTGAGGGAAATGATCTTTGGTTGGAGATGAAAGAATCAGGCGTTATCAGTAAAACTGTTTTGTGCTATGGACAGATGAATGAACCGCCTGGTGCGAGATTACGTGTTGGTCTGAGTGCCCTGACAATGGCGGAATACTTACGTGATGTAAAAGGGGTAGATTGTTTACTCTTTATTGACAATATCTTCCGTTTTAGCCAAGCGGGTTCTGAAGTTTCTGCCTTGTTGGGTCGTATGCCCTCAGCTGTGGGTTATCAGCCAACCTTGGCAACGGAAATGGGGGAACTCCAAGAACGTATCACATCCACAAAAAGAGGTTCCATTACGTCAGTACAAGCGATTTACGTTCCAGCAGACGACTTAACGGATCCAGCGCCTGCAACAGCTTTTATCCATTTGGATGCTACAACTGTATTGAGTAGAGCCATTGCCGAAAAAGGAATTTACCCGGCTGTAGATCCTCTTGATTCTTCCTCCCGAGCTTTACAACCTCATATTGTAGGACAGGAACATTACCAAGTCGCAAGAGAGGTTCAAAGAATCTTACAAAGATATAAAGACCTACAAGATATTATTGCTATTTTAGGTATGGATGAACTTTCAGAAGATGATAAAATTTTAGTGGCAAGAGCAAGAAAGATTGAGAGGTTCTTATCACAACCATTCCATGTTGCTGAACAATTCACTGGTAGAAAAGGGATTTATGTGAAGTTGGAGGATACCATTCGATCCTTCAAAGAAGTTATCTCTGGTAAATACGACCACATCCCAGAACAAGCATTCTACATGACAGGAACAATTGATGATGTGATTGAAAATGCGAAAAAAATGGGAGTTCAAGTTTAA
- the atpG gene encoding ATP synthase F1 subunit gamma, whose amino-acid sequence MAGLKEIKKRINSVKNIRKITKTMEMVSAAKSRKMMLRVHESQPYGKKIFEIMENLSQMVGNVDSPFLQPKEDPKTYLLFIITANRGLCGAYNSNVLRLARQRIRELQEKEKNLRIYVMGKKGATYFKFVRIPVDKVYPNYEDKIRFEDAKNIMNELMMSFLQGEFDVLEVISTHYYSSTSQKPDVKQLLPMITAEKKERVEPNTLFLPSKEQILKKIIPYMLEYSLYKLMLEATTSEQIYRRIAMKSASDAAGDMTKILTRMYNRKRQGKITQEIAEIVTSADAIQ is encoded by the coding sequence ATGGCAGGATTAAAAGAAATCAAAAAGCGAATCAACTCCGTAAAGAACATACGAAAAATCACCAAAACGATGGAGATGGTTTCAGCTGCTAAATCACGAAAGATGATGTTGCGCGTTCATGAGTCTCAACCCTATGGAAAGAAAATCTTCGAAATCATGGAAAACTTATCCCAGATGGTGGGGAATGTGGATAGTCCTTTTCTACAACCCAAAGAAGATCCCAAAACGTATTTACTCTTTATCATCACTGCTAATCGAGGATTATGTGGAGCTTACAATTCCAATGTTTTGAGATTAGCAAGACAAAGAATCAGAGAACTTCAAGAAAAAGAAAAAAATCTTCGGATTTACGTAATGGGCAAAAAAGGAGCTACCTACTTTAAATTTGTTCGTATCCCAGTGGATAAAGTATATCCAAACTATGAGGACAAAATACGTTTTGAGGATGCGAAAAATATCATGAATGAGTTGATGATGTCATTTCTTCAGGGTGAGTTTGATGTTTTGGAGGTGATTTCTACCCATTATTATTCTTCAACTTCCCAAAAACCTGATGTCAAGCAATTACTCCCCATGATTACAGCCGAGAAAAAAGAAAGGGTCGAACCGAACACTCTATTTCTTCCTTCGAAAGAACAAATCCTCAAAAAGATCATTCCTTATATGCTTGAGTATTCCTTATATAAGCTGATGTTAGAGGCAACAACATCCGAGCAAATTTATCGAAGGATTGCCATGAAATCCGCATCCGATGCAGCAGGAGATATGACTAAAATTTTAACAAGGATGTATAACCGAAAACGACAAGGAAAAATTACTCAAGAAATAGCAGAAATCGTAACCAGTGCTGATGCTATACAATAA
- the atpF gene encoding F0F1 ATP synthase subunit B, which yields MKILLAGGIALLEMNPGLVIWTTFTFILVAVLLYIFAWKKIIVALDQRAEYIENNIKQAEKLRIEAEQKFQEYETKLLDLKQEAQEIIQEAKKDAENLKNEIVQKAKVEAEELRRRAQKEINLAKESAIQEIHNYAIELSMEIARKAIHKTLTPEEHRRLLEETLRELKSSQN from the coding sequence ATGAAGATTCTTTTAGCAGGTGGAATAGCTCTTTTGGAAATGAATCCCGGTTTAGTGATTTGGACAACCTTTACGTTTATTTTGGTAGCCGTTCTTTTATACATATTTGCTTGGAAAAAAATCATTGTTGCCTTAGATCAGCGAGCTGAATACATTGAAAATAACATCAAACAAGCAGAAAAGCTTCGGATTGAGGCTGAACAGAAATTCCAAGAATACGAAACTAAATTACTAGACCTCAAGCAAGAAGCTCAAGAAATCATCCAAGAAGCCAAAAAAGATGCAGAAAATCTCAAAAACGAAATCGTCCAAAAGGCAAAAGTGGAAGCCGAAGAATTACGAAGAAGAGCTCAAAAAGAAATCAACTTGGCTAAAGAATCAGCCATCCAAGAAATTCACAACTATGCCATAGAGTTATCTATGGAAATAGCAAGAAAAGCCATCCACAAAACGTTAACACCCGAAGAACATCGAAGGTTGCTGGAGGAAACTTTAAGAGAGTTAAAGTCATCGCAAAACTGA
- the atpA gene encoding F0F1 ATP synthase subunit alpha produces MKIKVDEVVNLLKKEIQSFEKQLDLTEYGEVISVGDGIARIYGLENIMASEMVEFEDGTIGLAFNLEESSVGVVVLGEYEQLREGMKVKRTGKILQVPVGNALLGRVVDPLGRPLDGGPEIKADMTYPVERIAPGVVTREPVKIPLQTGIKAIDSMIPIGRGQRELIIGDRNTGKTAIAVDTIINQKGQDVICVYVAIGQKASKVAAVVEKLKQYGAMDYTIVVNASASDPAPLQYLAPYAGCAMAEYFMYEHGRHTLVVYDDLSKQANAYRQMSLLLRRPPGREAYPGDIFYLHSRLLERAAKMNDKYGGGSLTALPIVETQEGEVSAYIPTNVISITDGQIYLQPGLFAAGQRPAVDVGISVSRVGGNAQIKAMKAVAGRLRLDQAQFKALEAFAQLGTELDPATQAQLDRGYRVMEILKQDESDPYPVEDQVVVIFAVTRGLFDKVPVPKIRELEKLLLKHLKEAHPEILKSIAEKKIIEDEKLLENTIMDFVNSYLSGTAADIRTKKAS; encoded by the coding sequence ATGAAGATTAAAGTCGATGAAGTAGTTAATTTATTGAAAAAAGAAATTCAAAGCTTCGAAAAACAATTGGATTTAACAGAATACGGAGAAGTAATTTCAGTAGGTGATGGGATCGCAAGAATCTATGGTTTAGAAAATATAATGGCAAGCGAAATGGTGGAATTCGAAGACGGAACTATAGGTTTGGCTTTTAACTTAGAAGAATCCTCTGTTGGTGTAGTAGTATTAGGAGAGTATGAGCAACTTCGTGAAGGAATGAAGGTAAAACGAACTGGAAAAATTCTCCAAGTTCCTGTTGGAAATGCCCTTCTTGGTAGAGTGGTTGATCCTCTGGGACGACCCTTAGATGGTGGACCCGAAATCAAAGCAGACATGACCTATCCAGTAGAACGTATAGCTCCTGGGGTTGTAACGAGAGAACCCGTGAAAATTCCCTTACAAACCGGGATCAAAGCGATTGATTCCATGATACCCATTGGAAGAGGTCAAAGGGAATTGATCATTGGAGACCGAAATACAGGAAAAACCGCCATTGCTGTAGATACCATCATCAATCAAAAAGGACAAGATGTGATTTGTGTATATGTGGCTATCGGGCAAAAAGCCTCCAAAGTAGCAGCTGTTGTGGAAAAATTAAAACAATATGGTGCTATGGATTATACAATCGTTGTAAATGCTTCCGCTTCAGATCCTGCGCCACTGCAATACTTAGCACCTTATGCAGGTTGCGCAATGGCGGAGTACTTTATGTATGAACATGGAAGACATACGCTTGTAGTCTATGACGACTTATCGAAACAAGCGAATGCGTATCGACAAATGTCCTTGCTTTTACGTAGACCTCCAGGACGAGAAGCTTACCCAGGGGATATTTTTTATCTCCATAGCCGGTTGTTGGAGCGAGCAGCAAAAATGAACGATAAATACGGAGGAGGTTCGTTAACAGCTCTTCCTATCGTGGAAACTCAAGAAGGGGAAGTTTCAGCTTATATTCCAACGAATGTGATTTCGATTACAGATGGACAAATTTATCTACAACCAGGTTTATTTGCGGCAGGGCAACGACCAGCGGTTGATGTGGGGATTTCCGTGAGTCGTGTAGGTGGAAATGCTCAAATCAAAGCCATGAAGGCGGTGGCAGGTCGCCTTCGTCTGGATCAAGCCCAATTCAAAGCCTTGGAAGCCTTCGCTCAATTAGGAACAGAATTGGATCCAGCAACCCAAGCTCAGTTGGATCGAGGTTATCGAGTGATGGAAATCCTCAAGCAAGATGAGTCTGATCCCTACCCAGTTGAAGATCAAGTCGTTGTGATTTTTGCTGTGACACGTGGATTGTTCGATAAAGTACCTGTCCCAAAAATTCGTGAGTTAGAGAAACTCCTTCTTAAACACTTAAAAGAAGCCCATCCAGAAATCCTCAAGTCCATTGCAGAAAAGAAAATTATTGAAGATGAAAAACTGTTAGAAAACACCATCATGGATTTTGTGAATTCTTATTTGAGTGGAACAGCTGCTGATATTCGAACCAAAAAAGCTTCTTAA